CTTATGTGACACATGTTTGGAGTGTTCCATACAGGACAAGACTTGTAGGAGAGAGCAGCCTGAGACAGAATATAGAGAACACCACAGACAAAGGTCACGAGTGCACCCACATCGTGGACGATGGGAACAGCCAACTCCTGGAAAGATAggcaaaagaaaacatttttatataaacagcacatactcaaaaaaaaacccaacaaaaaacaatGGTGCAGTAGAGAAATACAGAGCAAACAAGTCTACCATAGATAAAACAGGCTTGTAATATAGTAACATGATACATGATGGCAGATAGAAGCCAATCTGTCTGGTTTTCTTCTGATCTACCCAACTTGACTGCTTTTAGGATATCCCTCCTTATCTCAGTCACTTATCATACACTTGACTTAAACCCTCTGTGGTTCAGCGTTatctataaatataaaaaaaatgtcactGTCAGGTTGCCAGTTCCAATGAGGCATGCACGGCCTCCTTTTTGGAGTGGATAAAGCACAGACGTTCCCACacgtttttttggttttttttttacatggccaGGCTCCCACCCCACCAATGTCTTTTAGCATTGTGATTCTGAGTTTTCAGTGAGATTTTAACTGGATTCCAGGAGATGAGGGCTTTTCTACATTGGTACGTTTTAAAAGCATGGCATGCAGATGTGACCAAGTCTACATCCACCAAATTAGCCATAAAAAATTACACACAAAGAATTCCAGAATAAGAAGGTTACATTACAAGTTAGCCTTACAAATAAACTGTTACCATATTTAAGGTAGAACAGAAAACAGACAAAGCTTACATCGAATAAAAGCAAAAAAGTGAGTGCAAGAAACGAGCCTTAAAGCAATACACTTTCAATAATGAAACTAGAACAGCAGCACTAGCCCGAAGCTTCAAAATACTATAACTTTCTACATTTGGTTTCATCCCCAGGGCtttctttcttattttaaatatataaatgacaGTTCTGTGCTTTTCGGGAATAAAAGCTGTGCGGCTCTTATGGCCCCCGAGGCGTCTGTTTGTGGCATGCTGTCTTCAGCCATTCGCGCCGGATACACACGTTAAATGCATCGGCAACAGACACAGATCggcaatgctaaaaaaaatttttcctcCTGTTCATTCCCAGTGACAACCGATAAACAGAGGAAATGCTTTGGAAAACTAAAtaaaaagtttggtttttttgcctccaaattaaaaagcagaatgaagaaACAAGCAGGGATCAATAATCAGTTTGTCCAGGTAAGTTCgggacttagccggacaaacccctgattttttaatttttcactgCTCTGACTGCTTCCTTTTTATCCGGCTGTGACTGTTTGGCCAGATaaaagtaagccagataagttggaagcGTTTCACGGTGGTGTTAAATTAGGCAGCCAAGTCCCATTTTGCCAGTTCTAAAGTTAGCGAGGTAAGTTTAGCCGGCTATCTAGGTCTTTATCCGGCCATATGCAGCGGCACAGAGCCAAATCCACAGCTCACCACTGAATATCtgaatttacctggctaactttagctgggtgACCTGGTTCCAGTTGCCTGTggctactgaatattgaccttacaAAGGAAACAATATTTTATCTTTGCTAACAGCCACACCATCTGAAAATATCTCTCACGAGTTACTGGCTTAAAATAGAATAAAAGCCAGGCTAGTATTTGTCACTAACAGAAAGAAAAATGCTGGTAAGGCTCCTGCTTCCTAAGTTCAAACCATCAGAGAGAGTCTCAGCCAGGGTCCTTTCTGTGGTTCCTGTTTATAGGCCTTAAGGGATTAATAGTCCTGGTTTTCTGTTTATAGTGTAATAAAAGAAATTTGATTTTATATGTAAAAAGTAAAATCATTTTTTACTCCTCTACAGATTATCAGAAAAGCTGTGACAAGACACTGCAGCTAGCTTCTGTCACTAATAGGCTGTTCTTCTTTTCAAGAACTCAAGAGTCTGATTTATCAAATGCCTTTCATATAAGCAAACCCATTCAGGAGGCGGCAGAGCTGCTGCAGGGACTGTGAGTACATGTTGGCTTGCCTTGCCTGCATGTAGGGAGCGAGCATTGTTGCTGCAGTCAGTGCGATGAGAAGATAGCAGCAGAGCAGGATGATGCAGGATGCttggagggagtgaggggagggaagccCATATGTAGTGGTGAAGatcatgtggggggggggggagagcaggtcAGTAGTAGTGGCAGTTTGGAAGTGCGGTGGGAAGGAGACAAAATTCCGACGCTGCCTGGAGAAGTGAAATTTCTTGTACCAGCCCCAGTACTTACTGTATACCCCCTAAACACTGTGGGGCAGACTTTCAAAGGCTAAGcgcgtaacccaagaaaatctgcccctgcgcgcaccgagcctattttgcataggctcggtggcgaacacaagccctgggacgcgcgtatatcccggggcttgcaaaaaggggtggggcatgggcatggccagagcatccaggcacagcggccatttgccgctgtgcctgggatcgcgggccggccgttggccggtgtgcgtaagttacgcctgccaggaggcaggcgcaacttccccgacaaaggtaagggggggttctaggtagggctggggggcgggttagggaggggaaggtggggggaaggtggggggaggcggaaggaaagttccctccgaggccgcttcaatttcggagcgaccctggagggaatggaggaaggctgcgcagctcggcgcgcacaagttgcacaattgtgcaccgccttgcacacgccaaccctggattttataacatgcgtgcggcagcgcacgcatattatacaatcgggcttagatttgttcgcgccgggttgcgcaaacaaatctatgcccgcacgcaccttttaaaatttggccctgtgtataaaatagtgaaaaaatgatttttaaaccaccccccccccccacaaaactaCACCACTAAAGCTAAATCCCATACAATGAAACAAACTTTTGTACAGTGGGTGGCATCTCTGATTGTCTGCATTGATTTCCACATTGAAACTCAACTGTAACGTGCAATCGTGTCTTCCAGCATACAAGCCGCCGTTTGGTGGTGCAGATTAAGAATTAAAATATTCCACGAATGTGAGCTCTGTGCGGCAGGAGGAATGCATCCTTCTTCTCccttagttaattattacttgtaaaAACTAATTTGTTATTTGTATGGTTTAACTGTTCCTCATATAATCATgcgataattgtaaagcctgttgctaaatttctgttctctgtaaacagacgagatgttcccaacgttcgtcggtatataaaagcctttaaataaataaataaatctcctttaGTCTCTCCGATTTATCTGGTAAGTTCCTTAAGGGCCGCTAAGGCTCGTTACAGTTTCATAAATTACTTTGCTGCCATTCCTATGAAAAACATGAATCTAAATAAGGTCATGTTCTGTTTAGAACACATCTATGGGTCCCATAACTTCAGAAACGCCCTCTGAAGCGGAGCCCCATGTACCTGAAAGGTGGCCACGATGCCCATTCCAGTGCAGCCCAACAGTCCAATAACCAGCGAAGCCAAATTAAACAGAGGGTTCATGAAATAGGACAGCTCATTTTGCTTCTGTAATATCTTATATTTTGCGTACATTGTAATTCCAcctaaaaagcaaacaaataaaaatgtctgTGGGATGACCTGTGAACACAGCCtttcagaaacttttttttttttttttttaatggacatTTAATGAGACATCGGAGGAGAACATTACaagaaaatacatacatttatagAAATCACAATCAATCAACCTAGTTCACTATCCTCACCTACATAACTTTAAAAGATTGGATGTAATATGTGCCTTCGTGCCCCTTTATCCCTACCTCACACTCTTTCATACATCGCACCACTTCCCTTTCAGAAACGTCTGCTTCTCAGCTCCAGAGACTTGCATTCCAAGCTTTGACTGTTTGCAGACATAATGAGCTCAGTGGCCTTGCACCAAGTATCTGCAAGACCCCCCATAGGCCTGTGTACGGTTATCAGTCCCCCGTTTCCGAGAAGCTGGGGCCGAAATTACCCAGGGGCTGCAGGTAGAGGCTACAGGTAAGCATGGGCAGGACTGACCTGCAAAAGTCTGACCCCCACCTGGATGGATAGAGCCTGCATTAGCCACTTATATAATTTGccaaaatgatttaaaaacaaGAGTCAACAAGAAAACTATTCCACCAGCTGAGACACTTCTCTCTACTTGATTTCTTTTGGCTAAGTGCCTGGTACATACCTAGGAATGCTGCAATACTGATCATGAATCCAAAGACACCGCTTTCTGGAGGGTTTGTTCCTGTGTcgctaaaagaagaaaaaaaatagacattAAAAGCAGTTAAAGATGTGAAACTTTAGTAAATGATATTTTTCTCCTCTACTGAAGTATTCATGCCTGGTGTCCTACCCTGGTGCCCTCTGTCCTTCCTGTGAGGACAGTGCGAGTCGCATTTAAGGGCTGTGAGTGGAGGCGACGTCACTCACACTGTAATCCCCTTGCTTATTTCACAGACTCTGCTATTACACAAGTCATGGTGCTGCGAGATGTGAGACAGCAGAAGCGGCTTCAGTTAATAGAGTTTGCTCTTTGAGCACCCAAAACTTTATTCTTTGGGAAGGGATATTATCAAATCCGGTTTGCTGACTGCCACAGATCTGGAAGCTTGCCAGACCCTCATCCTGATTCAGGGGACACAATGGTCACCTATTCTAGTAGACCCCTTCCTTGCACAAATAAGGATGTGTTATGGTTCTGCACCCTGCTAAAAAGAAACCAAATGAATTCACTTTGAGACAATTTTTACATACAAATTAAATTTCTGTTTGTAACAGTAGCAGCATATCTGCATGGGGGTCTGCCAAATTAAGCTGTGCAACAATAGGTAGGAGTTTCAACTAATAGCATGTTATAAGCATGGTATGGTATTTGTGTCATACCTattgaaatgagaaattactacttacctgataattccctTTTCCTTAAACTAcacagatgaattcaggaccagtgagttatgcacctctaccagcagatggagatggagtaaactgACATTACAGTAtctatatacccctgcagtgacatcagcctgccagtattctcttcaaaagccaactgtggacagactagcaaaaacttgattaataacagataaccatttcagtacttagccaacaggaaacactgagctcggACAAAGAAtgcattaacactagtctagggacagGATTAACACTTACTAGCAACCTCTGGAACACGTAGTTCCACAGGAATCCCAtaacacaatcattcggcagccaaggatgggaagctgaattcatctatctggtttaaggaaaaggaaattatcaggaaaatagtaatttctcatttccaagcacccagacagatgaattcaggacaagtgggatgtacccaagctacacccgaatagggtgggaggctgcctgttgatcagtcaaaactgcacctgcaaaggcttgcacatccagatgataataccgggaaaaggtgtgtaaggaggaccacgtcgcagctcaacaaatgtcgacaggagacaacaatctaacttccgcccaagACACTACCTGAGCTCTAGTGAAATGAGCCCTaaccttcaggccgatacagtaaggacgcattagaaagagtgtggcagtgccgggcacaccctcgtttgccgcacgcacagttcggatcacataccgctcaatacagtatttaaattagacccaaatgcaagccgcatccaaagcGCATCCATGAAGTGGTAGGCCtgagcaatccattttactgtatagagcgctatacagcgcctatacagtatcctgggtgcgctggtacctgtcatttcaaatgtcatttgaaatgacaggtaccaggaagtggatggttctcctacactcgggcatcggggattgccagtcctctctccacccctcccgaagcaaggcgcacggcgaaaatcgactcgacatgttattaaagcaaatgtgaataaagtgcaacaaaagtaaacatactgcatgtgaatgacgaacagtcctctctcccctcctcccgaggcgcgcaccgcggctcccctgcctcccgggggcagccggcggcgaaagccgcttccagcagcccccgccggcgaaggtggatgaacgcccgcctgtacgtgcaatttgggcgctcaaggcagtgaaggcgcatgagcgcatgccgtgcgtgacgtcacggcattcGGTCATGCActtttgctggcttgagcgcccaaattgcacgtacaggcgtgcgttcatccaccttcgccggcgggggctgctggaagcggttttcgccgccggctgctcccgggaggcaggggagccgcggtgcgtgcctcgggaggaggggggagagaggactgttcgtcattcacatgcagtaagtttacttttgttgcactttattcacatttgctttaataacatgtcgagtcgattttgaccggagcctgcctattgctgtctctctctgccggggcttgcctgacgctccacactaaagcaggggtaagggtaggcagtaaattagcaggCTAATTgcgcggcaaaactacaggttaaaaaggcgataatcggggcgcacgttactgtatgggagggaatagctaatctgatcgtttacatatcatatacatgccgcgggcggaaagggtttcccgttgatttaaagaagcggtaaggatgggttaaaagggatagtgaatcgcgggttggactaatgcggccaaattgtgagtagaaagcgagttagaagcagggtaaccgtggccgcactttactgtatcggcctgcttattaggtaatggcttttcagcatccacatatgcagccatgactacctccttaatccagtgagctattgtagcctacAAAGCCAGCTTGCCATTTACCTCTaccatgaaggacaaactggCGAGCCATCTTTCGAAAAGTTGagaatttattgtatttatggtATTTAAATACCGTCATTCTGTTAACCTCTAGATACCTTACAACATATCTCTTAACATCCAAGAGTCGCAAAaggcgatattcctccacatctctttccctatccagggtcggcagagaaatggactgattcaagtgaaaatctgagaccacttttggcaaaaaagaaggaacagtatgcagctgtatcgcaGCTGGAGTCACTTGAAGTAATGGCTCCCAACAAGACAAGGCCAGCAGCTCAGATATTCGACAGATAACAAAATCACCACAAGAAAcattgttttcaaggtcagtaaaaacaaggaaaggctacacattGGTTGAAacgtagggcctgccaagaaatcgaagactagattaagattccacaaggacACCGGTAACTGCTAGGAAGGataaagatgtttcactcctttcaagaaacgggctACATTTGGATGAGctgataaggattcaccattcacctgacccctgaaacaggcaagagccactacctgaaccttcaaggaattaagggccaaccctttattcaatccatcctgtaaaaattccaaaatgagcgggatcttaactgaacaaggaagcacTCCTctatcttcacaccaagcctcaaatattcaccaaactcgcacataggctaaggaagtagagaactttcttgttcatagcaaggtggcaatcaccgcattagaatatccatgcttcagcaagtgagccctctcaagggccgtaccataaaacaaaacagagttggatcttcatgaagaacaggtccctgccgcaacagattcctgtgcacCAGAAACTGGAGGGGGGACTCTATCAGGAGCCATCGCAGATCCTTATACCactgtctcctgggccaatctggcaccaccaaaagcaccatccctctgtgacccTCTGCACTATTCTGCTCAACATTGGCCATAGgaaaaaggcatacagcagcttgtcctccagcTAGTCCTGCATGAAAGCATCGATACCCAAGGATTTCGGATCTCTCGTGCAACTAAAGAATCGAGGAACTTTCACACTgtagaagtcaccagcaggtttggaaatggaaggccccaaaaatccactatcagctgaaatgcctcgtccgACAATACCCATTCTTCTGGTCCAGACTCTctttgctgagaaagtctgcatttacattgtcttttcctgcaatgtgcgaagCCGAGATAGCCCATGTTATGGAATGAGTGGAAGTGTatctcctgcaacacttgctgactcttagttcctccctgctgattgatgttagccgctgtcattgcattgtctgacactATCCGGACCGCTTGTTCCTGCAACCTGCTGctaaactgcaagcatgccaaccggaccacccaagcttccagccaattgatgttccagagagtcTCTGTCATACTCCAGTGCCCTTGtgctgttagttcctgacagtgagctccccactcTGGAGGCTCGCATCCATCGTGAGTATTAACCAATTCAATGatttcagggaaactccctttcttagatgatccgcttgtaACCACCTCTATAGATAAgagccaaatcaaatagtccCAAGACTGTAGGCTCCAATGAGATAgtagggagcactgaagaggatgcatatgcgctctcacccacagcaccacttccagagttGCCGTCATCAAACTGAATACCTATAGATAGaaccacactgttgggcatatAGTGTTCATCAAAGACTCACCTGCGCCATTAACTGAATACGAGCTTCCAGCAGGAAAGCTTTACCCTGCTTCATATCGAACCAAACACCCAGATACTCTaatgactgagaaggctgaagactgctcttggcaagGTTCACCACCccaccaagctcctgcaacaggaagaTCACCTTGCAGCTCACCAGGtgtctcttccagagacttggcctgaatcagccagttgcCCAAataagggtgtaccaggatcccatcctctctcaactccaccaccaccaccaccaccaccaccataaccatAACCTTGGAGaaagttctgggagcagtggccagacaAAAAGGCAGCGCCTGAAACTGATATCTACACCATAAAATGCAGAAAACTgtgttccaatcagatgggaatatggaggtacacctcagacagatccaaagaggtcagaaatttccctgacagcatggccattatcactgagcgcaatgtttccatgtgaaaatgaatcACCCCCTTGGAGATCCAgcatgggacgaaaggagccctctttcttgagcacaacaaaataaattgaatattgacccgtattttcttgagacgttggcactggaaccacagcccttagACTGAGGAACCTTGACAACTTACACTCCACTACCtacttcttctgtggggagtggcagagAGACACATTGAACACTGTGAAACGCCAGCACATATccctcttgtatcacctccaggacccactaatcaaatgtgatttcgacccacctctaataagagagagagagagagagagagagagagagagagagagagagagagagagaggcacccccctatctcctgttcccgggggtgggttgGCGAAcgttcattgggaggctcaggaagTTCCACTACCTGACATTGCACCCCACCTgagctgtctgggatgaaaggactgagacctaccgaaaggttgagtcctctgaaagacTGCTCCTCTCTAGGGTCAAAAACGGTTAGAACCCATGGTATGACCCCTCACGCCAAAGGAGagtggcatctgcttcttatcttctggcaaccgaggaaccgtggattcgccccacttactggccagtttctccaactcgcttccaaacaagagtgagcttTTAAAGGGTAATTTCATAAAATTAGCCTCAGAGGTCACATCtgcagaccaatttctcagcctaactgatgcctggccgctattaccgaagccacctcTCTGGCATCTGCATTTGCTAAAAAGGCGGCTACTGGTCCcctaactgccctggaattcactctagagtcatcgacctcctgggagagaagtaaacaagagcacactaccagggaacaacaagaagctatctacGAGGTCATTGCCACtatttcaaatgcttgcttaaggatggcctcaatcctcctattgtgtacatccttcaaggccactcctccctccacagggatagtcgtccactTAGAGATGGCAgacgctctctcaccactggatttAAGGGGTACAGGCTTTCCAaagcccaaccccctttgaaattagcctccagggcatcccactcacaatcaatcaattcttgaatggcctttaTAACCGGGAAAAaataagaggctttacgcaaagaaaccaaaatgggatttttctttggctcagatatggaatctcccagcatcttcaagatCTGGGAATCAGAGCCggtagctcatctctatgaaagaactgcaacatagtcctatacagttccagtcccggaggaagTTCCCCATCCTTCAGAG
This genomic interval from Rhinatrema bivittatum chromosome 4, aRhiBiv1.1, whole genome shotgun sequence contains the following:
- the DRAM1 gene encoding DNA damage-regulated autophagy modulator protein 1 isoform X2, which produces MRLALSSQEGQRAPGDTGTNPPESGVFGFMISIAAFLGGITMYAKYKILQKQNELSYFMNPLFNLASLVIGLLGCTGMGIVATFQELAVPIVHDVGALVTFVCGVLYILSQAALSYKSCPVWNTPNMCHIRMAIALVAFVALVPMIVCAFQVSMTKLNWNPDDKDYATHLTSAICEWIVAFGFIFFFLTYIKDFQGVTLSVSTQIHDDYR